The Zeugodacus cucurbitae isolate PBARC_wt_2022May chromosome 4, idZeuCucr1.2, whole genome shotgun sequence genome includes the window tgtatatatttataaataccaatttaaagaaaatagttgaaaacacATCAGTTTGGTGAGCATTACACATGAATTCAACAAGATATTTAGCTGTATTCAAGAAATGTTATATTTTACTACTGCTGAAGAAACcgaatttgaattttctccaaTTGTTTGTATATTGATAACTGAATTCTTCGAGATAACTGTATAACTGCTGCCCAACACTGTTCACATtactcacaaatatttttgcggtcttaataaaattaataggaAAAACGGTGGCATCACCAATCTGTAGTGGAATACGTACAAAGCGATttcaataaaaagcaaataaagagTTTCGGAGATGATTAGAAATTTATTGACAAGAAAAGCGAAAACGTCTAGAAGCAACGAGTCGTAATTTAACAGAGAAAACTTGTGATtactttgaaattgaaaatttattaaaacaagaTACAAATAGTGTTTTTGTCATCGAACTAATTGAAAGGTGTCAAtacctaaaaaaataataaatttgtagtaataataacaacaagaattccACGGAGGTAAACCCCACGAATCCTTAATAGAAATTTTGCAATACGTTACGCCACTTTGCCTTGAAATGGCGTCTTCAACTGCAACATATGCGAACTTTCAGGACAGAGTCCAGGGTTTTATCAATGGATTGGGTGATAAATAGTGAGTATCTGCAAAACATGTTGCCAAAACTGTATGTCCGTTTCTTTTGCATAGGTCGAAGTACAAGTAtacttacaaatttatatatacatatgtacatatacttataaatgaagaattaaatttttatataaatggacgtgtttttcacatatttaaaaATGGATTTGATGATTTATGCcttatgtgtgtttatatgagTTGTAAACCGATGCATGCACTTAAATATGAATTGTTTGTAATAACTGCATTGGACCACGTCATtttcttgtacatacatacatatatatggatatgcataataaataaGTGTACAGAGTTTTAGACACCTGTTTATTTAGCTCACAACCCACCTTAATATAATGAAACCTTATTTTCTTACAGTGAACCGTATGTGCGTACACATTTGGCCAAAGTATACATGGTACTTGGCGCCGCAACGGCTAGTACTGCCGTAGGAGCAATGTTACAATTATGGGGTTTCATAAATCTTGGTTTGATAGCAGCATTGGCCTCCTTGGGACTTGTGTTGGGTCTACATTTTTATAGGGATGATGGAAAAAATTACTACACACGTTTTAGCATGTTGATGGCGTTCGGTTTTTGCTCGGGACAGACTTTGGGACCCTTGATGCTATATATAATAAGTATCAATCCATCGATAATAATAACTGCGCTTACGGGCACTGTGGTAACCTTCGTTTCACTATCATTGGGTGCTTTACTAGCGGAACGCGGAAAGTACTTATTCTTGGGTGGACTGCTCGTCAGTGTAATCAATACTATGGCAATATTAAGCCTCTTCAATATGTTTTTCCAATCATATTTTGTTCAATTGGTAAGTAATATGGTTATAAGGATTATTATCttgtatattaataatttcttgGTGATTGGTTTCAATTTCAGGCGCAACTTTATGTCGGTGTATTTGTAATGGCTGCCTTTGTAGTCTTCGATACACAAAATATAGTGGAAAAATGTCGGGCTGGAAACCGAGATGTTGTTCAACATGCTTTGGATTTGTTCTTTGATGTTTTAAGCATGTTTAGACGTTTACTAATTATCTTAACGCAAAAGGTAAAATGTcccttatacaaatatttaatgtgtTTGTAGACTGTGGGTGTTTGTTGTTACTTAAAATTTGTTGCTTATATAGGGTTTGGCacttacatgttttatatttttaacttgttGATTTTCTTCGCTGTTCGGGAGTgagcaattatatattttctttaacagTAGAAGCAGATCCCTTTATAATGTTATAAAGACTCGCGTGAACAAAATATCGGTTATGTGAAATACGttttctaattattaaaaataaacatatttcagCTTAAGCATCATTTGCTCTCATAAAGTACCGACAGCCGCGCTAATTACTGAAGTTTTCTAGCTAAACGAAATATGCAAATCCAGTGatataaaattgattaaaaatttaaacgcaGCACCCTACGGTATTCAaacagaatttaatattttaataagaagaaatatagttttgaatacatattattaattgtaattttaaatttttacaggaGGAACGTAAACGTGAGGAACGTCGTAAACGGAATTAACCAAAAATACCTTCGAGGAAtgtcaaacaatattttatatgttatacatcttttcataaataacttATACCCAAAATTCagcattaatattatatttcaaaccAAATAATTATGGTTGTTTTTTCGATATTCTCAttgtttcataaataaattcgtTAGATTTTGTAGTTGTTCTGAATTGGGGATTTAGCaagaaaataactttttaacATAGGGGCAACTTTTTAggtgtaaacaataaaaattaaattaaattaaattacctgATTTTactagtattatttttattaattttatgttaagGCTGCAAATGCCGAAAGTTATTATTCGTATGTTAATGAGAGGTAAAAATTACAAAGTGGCTTATAATTAACTGAAATCAGTTACTACAAATCTGAAAACCAAGCATGGTATTattcatttaactttattagtaaGATCTTCGTAAGATTTTCTGGCTATTTCTAAtgcttgcaacaatttcaaaaatatttcacgtGCCCCATCGAAATCAAGCACCGCCACACAGCCAACCGGCGCTTTTTTAAACAACGCGTATGCTAATTGACGACGTCTTAGTGAGAAAATATATGGTACACTTTGCTGTTGACACTGCTTTTTAATGTTAGAAATCTTCTCATCCAGTCCATCTATAATcgaaagaaacattttaatttatttaaactaattgCAGGTAATATCGAAAATTTTCCACCTTCGCCATCACATTTTTCACAGTCTGGcgcaataattattaatttgacCTTttttacaagtaaaaaattattagcCTCACGAAATCCTACAACGAAACGTCGATGAGCATGagcttttattgcattttgagCTACGGCACGTTTTTGAAAGCGATCAAGTTCGCGGATAAGTTGCTCAGTAAGTTCTATCAAAAGAGGCGTAGTACAATTATCGCAATAACtgcaaatataagaaataagttATTAGCACTCATAATTGTCCATGTAAATTGATAATtcatttagaattatttttataatttgcagAAAAATTCGACTAGACTAGTTAATTTTACCTTCTGAATCGCCTTGAGTGGATGCTTTTAACTAATTCATGAGTAGGCTCAAGTTCATTACTAACAGCCACTTTCTGTgtttctttttccttttcttGTGAATCAATGGAAAGAGATTTAATTAGATGCACAGTTTCCTGTAATAATTCGGCGTTTAAATCGTTTTTAGGTTGATTTTGGCTTTTTTGTCGTCTGTAGCTCAAGatagctttttttaatttggtatacttttttcttttgcCGCCTTCTCTAGTCTTTCCTCGTGGCTTCCAAATTTTATGCGAACGATTTCCACTTTTGTAGACAGTGCGGTACTTAAACTGTATTTCCTTTTTCTTCTCTTTAGAAGTTTTAGTAAGATATTGGAACAGATTAAATGTTGCACGGTCACCGCTTTTTACAGCACTTTTTTTCCGAAACttggcattttttattttacggaAAGGATCATCGTTTTCAGTGTTTTGgttttgctttatattttcGAAGGTTTTCCTGTCAATTACATGTAGTTTGTCGGAAGTGCCTTTATGTAGGGCGGACATGTCATTGAAATAATTTGGTTTGCTAAAACAAACTATTAACacttgaaattattttgtttacaagaaaatcaacaaaaataaaaacagactTCAAATTTCACAGCTGTATTGTTTACCAAGCGCTCTCACTGTCAATTATCGACGATATTGCTTTTACTGCGTTGTACCATGTACagaaatatgcatgtgtgtacgtACAATGTATCAGATATCGATGCGACCACCACCGGAAGTACggataaattcattaaaatattttgattttcagaAATCATAGTGGTGTTTTTTTAAGTTTGGCTGAAAGTGTGCACACAGTATTTTCATTACAGTCAGTCAATAGTCAGTCGAAATTTATTGTTTGCATAAGTTGACAATTTGCTTTAAATGTTCACTAAAATCGCTTTGAATGAGTTTTCATTCACAGTTATATTAAATGATTAATAGTGTTGCAGTAGTTTGGtataaattcgaattttttttcaataaatacttcaaaaagaagttttatttaatacaaagtCAAACAAATTTACATTCATATCTGCATACCCGATAACGCTATATAATCcactaataaatttttatgctaATAGCTTAGTAGTTCTACAGATCTGAgatcaaataaaaatacttatttttaatatagaggGAATATAGTTTTTAATTGCAAGTTTACATCGCTCCATTCAACAATTTGATCTGCGTAAATTGCATTTTCATCAATCTTCCGTCCTTTCACGTCAACTATTGTTTTTATGTATTGCAAACACTTTCGCATTCGAAGTGAATGTAACTTTTGGCGTTTACAACAGCTGAGTAAAGCTTTTAATTGATCCAATGGTTCCATTTGAGCTAATGCAAAGCTTAATATATTCCGCACATCCAACTTTAAATTCATAGGAAATGCTCGAGAATCAGCTGAACGTCCACGCGGGAACACAATCAATGTGGGcgttttatcaattttaaactCCCACTGTAATTCATCCGATAGTGTATTTATGCGTATTATTTGAATACCTGACGAATCATCTAGAAGAGCAGATAGTTGTATAAGTGCTTGCGATGCAAGAGCTGAGAACGAACATTGCGGTGAATAAAGCAGTAAAATAGTGGTCAAATTTGACTGCTCTATTCTTTTCATAAAGATTTCACTATTTACGTTTTCTATGAAAACTTTACTTAGGGGCGCTTCCGGATTAGGTTTAAAGTAACTACTTCTTTTGTACGATATAAGGCTGTTATTATAGTAACTCCGAACAAAGTCTTGCAACGTGTCGTATGAAAATATATCTtgcgacaaaaaaatattttcttttaagcgGTCTGCTATTATCATGGTTACGAAGCTCTTTATATTTGCCTCTTTAATTCCCatgatttgtaaaaaatcaatatGTTTTGATTCGTCTAAAATAACAACAGATAATGATTGGTTTTGGTGCGACTTGAAATCAATCCAATTTGTAtccacaaatttttttatatattttgcagcACTGATTTTCCATCTTTGCGAATTAAATTGGTTGCCTCGTATACACTTGGTAATCTTCTTAATACTTAAATCCACTACATCTTTATTGTCACAGCTATCACTCAAATGACACATCCGACGCTTAAGGTAGGTGTTTAAACCATAGTAATTATGTAAATTCCAAAGGCTAACATATTCCTTCACATAACAGGTGTTTGGgttgtataatttaatattgttcATTGCATTCATCACATATCCGAGTTCTCTTAAAACAAACATATAGCCATGCAAAGAGTTCTTAGAACATGGGTCATTTATGGTCATTTCAGGATTGGttaagttatacatatattcatagaaATAATCGTTTGCAAGTACAACCAATACTGGTGATAATTGTAACTGTGTTGCTAGATTTTTTGGAGAGTTATACCCGTACAAAGTATTTACTGATTGCACAAACTTGGATTTTAACCACGAAACGATATTGCTAACATTCCAATCGTTGGGAAAGCGTATTATATCTTTAGAAGTGATAAGTAAGATTTGTGATTGTGTTTGGTTAGTATTATTCACTTTGTCTAGAATAATATTCACCGATTTTCCAAATGTAGCTGCAAAACGAAAAGTTGCCTCTGGATCCGATTCAAGCCATTTGACGCCTGCACTTACAAACTTTCGAAATTCTGTTTGTGAAGGATCGGTGAAAAGCCCTAATACCACTGCATCTCTGCCCATCCTCATTTCTTTTAACTCTTTTCTCGAATGTAATCTTTCCACAGGCATAAATAGGTTGTCAATAAAGATATGAAGAGCTGTTGAACTCCAATCTCCATTATATTGGACATTAACTCGCTGACCATATTGGACTATTAGAGTTGGCCACTTGTTAGGTGTTCCTGAGCCAAGCGAGGAGTGGGTTTTGCTGCAATTGCATGCAAGATGATAACAATCGATGGTAGCAAAATATATGTCTTCCCAGTAATAATTCGCAATTTGATCGTATACCTTACGGGCTATTCGACTATCATCGCTCCACGGTACATGATAAAATAGAAATGATAACTCATATTGTTGAGCTCGTTGACGTATTTCATTAACATCTTTTCCTGGACATTCAATAGGTGATGCGGATATGATTGAAATATACAACAATctgacaaaaataaataccacgtaagaaaatatatttctccAAATTAACATCTTTTCTAATTGGACACAAACAGCTGTAATTGATTATGGTATGAATATGGAAGCAACAGAGtggaaatttgtaaaatagggctgccaattttttattataatcatAAATAACAAGATTTCGACACTTCAAGTGTGCTATTGATTAAATAACTGGTTAATTACTGGTAAGCGGTTCCAGAAATTCCTGTTAAAGATTTATTGTGATTCTTAAAACCGCGAAATCTTACTAATGACTAATGTTTATCTCTTTCCTACACATAAggttattttattgtaatctgTGTATGTGTTAGGTTTCGTTACTTGTAGGTTATGCAGATCGAAACACTTTGAATCCGTAAATCAAGCGATATTTTTTGACCTATTCAAGCTTATTAACATtttggtaaaaataaatatccacttgattgaaataataaaagaacataacataaatattatattattattactatatatttgaaaacatgaaaattttaacactaataaaaatacgaaaaataaatataataaacgtAAGTTATGCATGACATTACtaaaattttacgttttttttgtatatctttAAAGCACATAATTAATAAGAGTCCCCTTTAACACAACCAATAATTTTATCTGTTGTATGTTTATGTTGAGGTACTAAGTGCCGTGGTTAAGTTCAATATACTCATTAATGCTCCGACAAGTATTTTTTCTGAAGCGTATAGTATTCCGCCCACTGTTGCTGTTATGGGCTGAAAACACAAaagttaattaataatattagttGTAATTGTAATAGAGTTTATAAATTGATAcagataaacaaaaacatacaccGAGCAGATATAAAGTAACCACGATTAGGCGTTGCAGAATCACGATCACAATAGATAAGCCCGTCAGCATTCCTAGTAGTGTAATTAAGGTCAGAACCTCAACTAAACGAACAGCTACGGCCATTTTGACTTttgtaaaaccaaaaattatgtttgttcaaaatttccaattttttcgtttgatttacaatttttatagtttctctgacttttttattattcattatttttaataattttctttcacAGCAACTTTGATCTTTCTATATTGTGGGATTTTTCGCTTCATTTTATGTCTAACGCTTTGAAGTGTGATTCCGTTTAATCGAAAATATCGAAGGCAAATTCAAGAAGTTTGGCTAAAATCATTaccttaaatataaaataatgtaacTGTTTTGATgaacaaatcaattaaaatacaataatactcACCAATGTATCTGCAATAATACTGAACGATTTCATCATGATTGTAGTAATTTCTTCCGGGTCATAGAACTGCAATATTCGAAATACAACCTgcaacgaaaaaacaaaaaccgaaaTTCAATACATGTTAAATGAACATCTAATATTAGAGACTTACAATTGCAGAAGCTATAATAAATAATGGCCAAATAACCGCCATTACTAAGCGAACTGCCCATATTATTGTATACCATGTTATGAGGAATAATCCAATGTAGGCAATGATCGTGCCGTAGTCATTAggcaaattcatattttttgttaaccaTTCATAAAGCACACAATGCAGAGGTAAATCCTAAATAATccattatgattaaagtttacctttgattttgattttatttattatactcacCGTCCAATTGCCAGTTTCTGTTGTTTGGAAAGGGGAATATGacattattttttagaaattttgataaattgaaatttgaatgaaaacttTTTGTCATCAAAGGTTTCTGGGCTAAATTGTTGTGTACAGATTTtctaaaatgaaagcaaattaaaataccccgatatatagtatttaggtaaatttttatatgtacatttttatgaGACTCAATTTCACAGCGTGtaaactattttaatattataaaaacataatgttcatatacatatattatactgtACAAAGACGAATGAATCACTTTATACTTTACTACTTTATTGTTTGGAGGAACTCAAAAATTTTACTGCAAATAAACGATCGTTATATCCGTTCGTGAATTTTCGAAATACGTGTGCTACGACTATTGGGTACTTGTTTAtaattaacatatgtacatttgtataaaaattttgcatgcaTGCACATTAATGACATTAGTAGTCCATCTGAACGAGTGTTTGgcagtaaaataatataataatgctATATTAAAAACGTAGAAttgatttgcttttgtttaccgttttaaaattatgtacatataattaaaatactaaaagtATGAAAATcctttgacatttcatttaaaaacataTGTTATGTAGAGATACCAAGTTTTGTAAAATATCATTAGTTATTTTAGAGGTGGCTTATACTCTCGATAAATAAAAGCTAGTTAACTAGCCAATAAAACGTttgcaaatgtatttattttagtagTTATTTAGTGTATCTGTAATATTTAGGCAAATTCAGTACTTGTCGCAGTGTTAAAGttgaacaataaaattattcaataaaagacgaattttaatgtttttgcttGAATGGCAAATGCCTTTATTTTCACActcattaaattgaaattacatACAGTTTAGTTATTTTATCAGCAAAGTTATTTATCGTTTCGGTGTGGTAGTTTCTCTACTATACGTAGGTTTTTAGTTCACATTttgcatatataaacatatatatttaatgcatattatgtattttttgaatCCTGTTCTGAttgatttctatatatatatatatatatatatgatggatattttgtaattatgtctcctatatttttcatttacattattatttgtatgtatatacatacatatctagatttatgtatatatatgataaatttagcttaattttaaacttaaaaatttcgaatacCATTGTAACGTGATTTGTTCCATActgtattttttctttgtatgttatttatttttttgtattggcTTTTATCAACAATTAAAACTAAAGTCATTAttcgtaaaatatttgaaaaatattgacttATTGTATGTAATAAACTGTTTAGTTAAtctggaataaaaaaaatatataacatatatcataaaaaataaagtctCCGCAACTATATCCAGTGATGTTTAAAACCAGGACTGAAAAGTTGAAAGTTGGACTGCGTTGCGTTGACTTTAAACATAGTAAAATCCAAAATACTAATAGGGCGTAaacacatatagacatacatatctatgtatgtacgtatgaaatgtatgaaatatatatgtatgcaaaaaatCACGTGAAAAAAACCTCTTAAAGGGCCTTTATAGCCCCTAGTCGTATTGACTTGtacaaagtattattaaatcaCACAGAACAGACAATCCAAAACGTGTTCATATCGAATTGCttaattttcttgataaataacTTATTGTACTCATTTGCTTGTcgcattttttgaatattaaatgcattacaAACTTAAATAATGGGATTTGCCGTTTTTATTGAGCCATCATCACTTGTTgaactgtatttatttattgattgatAGACGTTCGACACTAGCTAGTAATTCATCCGCTGTTTGAGAAACAACCTGGTCCTGATCGTCACTGGTACTCAAATTCTGCAGACGTTGTTCAAGCGCAGATAGATCCTCTAGCTCGCGTTGTTGTTTTACCATATAGCGTAAAATAAGCGTTGTCAGCATACACATATCTTCTAAAATTTTCGCTGACTCGGGAGTGGGACGGTCGTAGCGTGTGCGCAATAATCGTAATTTGGCCTCAGCCAGTTCAAGAGGTGTTTTACCACCGCGATCATACATATGCACACTTGCTCCACCCTGTAAAAGTACGCGTACCACCACATTAAAGTTATTAGAGCTGGCTGAAATTACCGCAAGGTGGAGTGGAGTATTGCCAAGAGAATCCACAACATTAGGATTGGCGCCGAATTTCAGTAACTGTTGGACGATTTGTATGTAACCCCGACATGCGGCCAAATGCAGTGGGCTACGTTTATATTCATCAGCCGCATTAGGATCCGCTCCAGATTCTAATACGCGTGTCAACAACTCGATATTGCaggtggtggcggcggtgcgtaacTTGCGACCATTTGACTCagccaaaatattattatagtttgAACGTAAACGTTGCTTGCTACGCGTGCGGAGGCGCATCTTAAACTGAGACAGGTGACTTCCTGACGGCAGGTTACTCGGATGGAGTAAATAATCAGAATTGAGGGGTAATGGCGGCAAATGTGGTAGCGCAAAATGTTCGCCACGATTCAGTTGGAATGCATTCGGACTGAAATTTGGCCACTCATGTGTGTTGGGTGAGGACGTTGGAGTGGGCGGCATTATGGCCGGTGGAGGTGTAATATCTATGATTTTTGTTATGCCACTTCCAATACCTACTGATAATCCGACTCCAATATTAACACTAACATTACTGACTCCATCGTTGCTATCATTGCTCGTCTCTACGCCGGAATCATTCGCGGCCATTGCTTATGTGTGTGTAATTTGAGCTTTGCGCTCTGtaatataaatattgcttttacgagctttaaactatatatttaataacagctaaatattaaatttatcttgttcttaatattttgttgtatatttttttaatatttcacacgttttcttaaataaacaatattttttcacacattggaaaattttttgttttgtgtattttgtgtttttttctcttcttcgCCTATTTTTAATAACACTCGACTACTGCTGTCAAATTTTAGTGTTGCCAGCCTGATTCGTTTGAAGTGTTTCGATttaagatcgtaaaagtttaaaaattacgatcataattttcatcaataattaattgttgaattaaaaaaacatgaaaaatcatgtataaatataaatttaaaatgtggTCCATGTAAATATACCAACAGTTTCTTCAACGAATATTTCATAACCAGCGTAACGTCCACTTCTAACTCCATGGAAAATAAGTAAActgtttcttattttttgctaatgctcgacatttatttttattcacaatatatatgtatataaatttaaaaaaggttAGTTACATGCACACACTACACTAATAATAAAATCTAAACGAAAGTATATTAGTTTTTCATGTAGTCtactaaaagtaataaaacataatactgttgaaatttttttcttataacaatgTACATTTGTACGTCTAGCACTAATAAGAAGAAAagtttacataatatatattttcttgttagtttaaattttctttatggcaagttattaaaaaaatatgtattcactTTCGCTTTTACATTTTTAAGATAAGACTTATGTTAAATAATGGGTTATGATAGATTAAAATTCGCTTAATGTTCATAATATTTAAGTACAATTGTGGTATATACAAACTTATATCAATTTGCATTGCCAATATTTTGCCAATTTCAGTCTATTTTTAACGATACTGCAAGTTGCACTCTACTCACAGATTAACTATTTAATCAAATGCTACTTTCCTGGTAAATGATGTAAGTGATGATATCTCACTGGGGTTAGAATCAGAAGGTAAATGGCTGAACTCGATTTCTTCATTTGCAGCTGCAgcaacaatattttcatttgattgtGTAGTTTCATCAGAGCTATTAGCTGGCCATTGTTTGTGACTTGGGGCATACAGAATAAGTAGCGCGAATATGTAGATGTTCCACATACCATAGACACCAGTCAAAAATGCAGATGTTAATTGTATTTCCATATCTTCATCCCACTTCCATTGGCCTTCAGCAACTTGTCCCATAATAAATCCTGCAACAGTTAATCCAGCACATAGTAGTGTAGCAAGCATCAGAAATTTGAACCGATATATAAgacctgaaaatataaaaataaaatattagtttacCTGCAGTTTACATAAGTCTTGCCTAGCCTTTTACAATGGATAAATACGTGTTTTTCTCCTACAACTTTTTAATATGCATATTGGCGAAtgtaatactctcttatcaCAATTTATATAACAATACTTACCTTCATAGTGTAATCGGCGTGCATTAGACATAGATGGCAATGATGTGCGCTTTGCtccgatatttttaaaaactttccaAACCATGTAGCATAGGAAAAGGAAGTAAATGCCAGCGGATATTCcagctaaaataataaaactcatCGCCACTTTAGCACCAATAGGTGTAGTCCAAATTGAGTAAAATGGATTTCGCATCTGCACACCACGCtcacatatatcaaatataaacaatgATAAacatccaacaacaacagctgacaAATGTTTCCAATAGCGAGAGCGTATTGTTGATTTATA containing:
- the LOC105210381 gene encoding bax inhibitor 1, whose amino-acid sequence is MASSTATYANFQDRVQGFINGLGDKYEPYVRTHLAKVYMVLGAATASTAVGAMLQLWGFINLGLIAALASLGLVLGLHFYRDDGKNYYTRFSMLMAFGFCSGQTLGPLMLYIISINPSIIITALTGTVVTFVSLSLGALLAERGKYLFLGGLLVSVINTMAILSLFNMFFQSYFVQLAQLYVGVFVMAAFVVFDTQNIVEKCRAGNRDVVQHALDLFFDVLSMFRRLLIILTQKEERKREERRKRN
- the LOC105210382 gene encoding selenocysteine insertion sequence-binding protein 2; the encoded protein is MSALHKGTSDKLHVIDRKTFENIKQNQNTENDDPFRKIKNAKFRKKSAVKSGDRATFNLFQYLTKTSKEKKKEIQFKYRTVYKSGNRSHKIWKPRGKTREGGKRKKYTKLKKAILSYRRQKSQNQPKNDLNAELLQETVHLIKSLSIDSQEKEKETQKVAVSNELEPTHELVKSIHSRRFRSYCDNCTTPLLIELTEQLIRELDRFQKRAVAQNAIKAHAHRRFVVGFREANNFLLVKKVKLIIIAPDCEKCDGEDGLDEKISNIKKQCQQQSVPYIFSLRRRQLAYALFKKAPVGCVAVLDFDGAREIFLKLLQALEIARKSYEDLTNKVK
- the LOC105210380 gene encoding uncharacterized protein LOC105210380, which translates into the protein MLIWRNIFSYVVFIFVRLLYISIISASPIECPGKDVNEIRQRAQQYELSFLFYHVPWSDDSRIARKVYDQIANYYWEDIYFATIDCYHLACNCSKTHSSLGSGTPNKWPTLIVQYGQRVNVQYNGDWSSTALHIFIDNLFMPVERLHSRKELKEMRMGRDAVVLGLFTDPSQTEFRKFVSAGVKWLESDPEATFRFAATFGKSVNIILDKVNNTNQTQSQILLITSKDIIRFPNDWNVSNIVSWLKSKFVQSVNTLYGYNSPKNLATQLQLSPVLVVLANDYFYEYMYNLTNPEMTINDPCSKNSLHGYMFVLRELGYVMNAMNNIKLYNPNTCYVKEYVSLWNLHNYYGLNTYLKRRMCHLSDSCDNKDVVDLSIKKITKCIRGNQFNSQRWKISAAKYIKKFVDTNWIDFKSHQNQSLSVVILDESKHIDFLQIMGIKEANIKSFVTMIIADRLKENIFLSQDIFSYDTLQDFVRSYYNNSLISYKRSSYFKPNPEAPLSKVFIENVNSEIFMKRIEQSNLTTILLLYSPQCSFSALASQALIQLSALLDDSSGIQIIRINTLSDELQWEFKIDKTPTLIVFPRGRSADSRAFPMNLKLDVRNILSFALAQMEPLDQLKALLSCCKRQKLHSLRMRKCLQYIKTIVDVKGRKIDENAIYADQIVEWSDVNLQLKTIFPLY
- the LOC114803740 gene encoding uncharacterized protein LOC114803740, yielding MAVAVRLVEVLTLITLLGMLTGLSIVIVILQRLIVVTLYLLGPITATVGGILYASEKILVGALMSILNLTTALSTST
- the LOC105210378 gene encoding uncharacterized protein LOC105210378: MSYSPFQTTETGNWTDLPLHCVLYEWLTKNMNLPNDYGTIIAYIGLFLITWYTIIWAVRLVMAVIWPLFIIASAIVVFRILQFYDPEEITTIMMKSFSIIADTLVMILAKLLEFAFDIFD
- the LOC105210373 gene encoding ankyrin repeat domain-containing protein 54 gives rise to the protein MAANDSGVETSNDSNDGVSNVSVNIGVGLSVGIGSGITKIIDITPPPAIMPPTPTSSPNTHEWPNFSPNAFQLNRGEHFALPHLPPLPLNSDYLLHPSNLPSGSHLSQFKMRLRTRSKQRLRSNYNNILAESNGRKLRTAATTCNIELLTRVLESGADPNAADEYKRSPLHLAACRGYIQIVQQLLKFGANPNVVDSLGNTPLHLAVISASSNNFNVVVRVLLQGGASVHMYDRGGKTPLELAEAKLRLLRTRYDRPTPESAKILEDMCMLTTLILRYMVKQQRELEDLSALEQRLQNLSTSDDQDQVVSQTADELLASVERLSINK